A DNA window from Brassica napus cultivar Da-Ae chromosome A4, Da-Ae, whole genome shotgun sequence contains the following coding sequences:
- the LOC106445786 gene encoding long-chain-fatty-acid--[acyl-carrier-protein] ligase AEE15, chloroplastic isoform X2, which translates to MPLHLKPDCSFFISPSSAMTSTSLGPSMLLSYGSSSREFHDLRFRLISGPRVRVPSFRRFRIHCVSKGKEVTPIIESSSLSGGDAALRSNEWKAVPDIWRSSADKYGDKVALVDPYHDPPLKLTYNQLEQEILDFSEGLRAVGVKADEKIALFADNSCRWLVSDQGIMSTGAVNVVRGSRSSVEELLQIYQHSESVALVVDNPEFFNRIADTFTSKASLRFLILLWGEKSSLVTQGMQIPVYSYTDIKNLGQEKRAGSNDTRKPINPDDTAAIMYTSGTTGNPKGVMLTHRNLLHQIKHLSAYVPAEAGDRFLSMLPSWHAYERACEYFIFTCGVEQMYTSIRFLKDDLKRYQPHYLISVPLVYETLYSGIQKQISTSSAARKFLALTLIKISLAYMEMKRIYEGMCLTKEQKPPMYIVSLVDWLRARVIAALLWPLHMLAKILIYKKIHASIGISKAGISGGGSLPIHIDKFFEAIGVILQNGYGLTETSPVICARTLSCNVLGSAGYPMHGTEFKIVDPETNTVLRPGSKGIVKVRGPQIMKGYYKNPTTTKQVLNESGWFNTGDMGWIAPHHSTGRSRRCGGLIVLEGRAKDTIVLSTGENVEPLEIEEAAMRSRLIDQIVVIGQDQRRLGAIIIPKKEEAEKLDPETSQLSDEKLKSLVYQELRKWTSECSFQVGPVLIVDEPFTIDNGLMTPTMKIRRDKVVAKYKDEINQLYN; encoded by the exons ATGCCACTTCATCTGAAACCTGATTGTTCCTTCTTCATCTCTCCTTCATCAGCGATGACGTCGACTTCCTTGGGACCTTCGATGCTTCTCTCGTACGGCTCTTCTTCCCGCGAATTTCATGATCTCCGGTTCAGATTGATTTCGGGTCCTCGTGTTCGAGTTCCTTCGTTCCGGAGATTTCGGATTCACTGCGTGTCCAAG GGAAAGGAGGTGACGCCAATCATTGAAAGCTCTTCACTGTCAGGAGGAGATGCTGCTTTACGCTCTAATGAGTGGAAGGCTGTCCCAGATATCTGGAGATCTTCTGCAGATAAGTATGGTGATAAAGTTGCTCTTGTAGATCCTTACCATGATCCGCCTTTGAAATTGACATACAACCAG TTGGAACAAGAGATTCTGGACTTTTCTGAGGGATTACGAGCTGTTGGAGTGAAAGCAGATGAGAAGATTGCACTTTTTGCTGATAATTCCTGTAGATGGCTTGTCTCAGATCAAG GTATAATGTCCACAGGAGCAGTCAATGTAGTCAGAGGATCTAGGTCCTCTGTTGAAGAATTACTGCAGATATACCAACATTCTGAAAG TGTAGCCCTTGTTGTGGACAATCCTGAGTTTTTCAACCGCATCGCTGATACATTTACTTCCAAAGCGTCTCTGAGGTTTTTGATACTTCTATGGGGTGAGAAGTCATCATTGGTTACACAGGGGATGCAGATTCCAGTTTACAGCTACACAGACATTAAAAACCTAGGACAGGAGAAACGTGCAGGATCCAACGATACAA GGAAACCCATCAATCCAGATGACACAGCCGCGATTATGTATACCAGTGGTACCACCGGAAATCCCAAAGGCGTTATGCTTACACATCGGAATCTCTTACACCAG ATAAAACATTTATCTGCATATGTACCTGCTGAAGCTGGCGATAGATTTCTAAGCATGTTGCCTTCATGGCATGCCTACGAACGTGCTTGCGAATACTTCATATTCACATGTGGAGTTGAGCAAATGTATACGTCTATAAGATTCTTAAAG GATGATCTAAAGCGGTATCAACCACACTATCTTATATCCGTTCCTTTGGTTTATGAGACACTTTACAG TGGTATTCAAAAGCAGATTTCCACAAGTTCAGCTGCCCGTAAATTTCTAGCACTTACATTGATCAAAATCAGTCTCGCTTATATGGAGATGAAGCgaatttatgag GGTATGTGTCTGACAAAAGAGCAAAAACCTCCAATGTATATTGTATCTTTGGTTGATTGGTTGCGAGCGAGAGTAATTGCTGCTTTATTGTGGCCGTTACACATGTTGGCCAAAATACTAATCTACAAGAAAATACATGCCTCTATTGGGATATCAAAG GCTGGTATCAGCGGAGGTGGTAGTTTACCCATTCACATTGACAAGTTTTTTGAG GCCATCGGTGTGATTCTACAAAATGGTTATGGTTTGACAGAGACATCCCCGGTTATCTGTGCACGGACCCTTAGCTGTAAC GTTCTTGGCTCAGCTGGATATCCAATGCATGGTACAGAGTTCAAAATTGTAGATCCTGAGACTAATACTGTTCTCCGTCCTGGTTCAAAGGGCATTGTCAAAGTCAGAGGCCCACAGATTATGAAAGGTTATTATAAG AATCCAACAACCACAAAACAAGTTCTAAATGAAAGTGGATGGTTCAACACAGGAGATATGGGCTGGATCGCTCCTCATCACTCAACAGGAAGGAGTCGCCGCTGTGGAGGTCTCATCGTTCTTGAAGGCCGTGCCAAAGACACAATTGTTCTCTCCACAG GTGAAAACGTGGAACCATTAGAGATTGAAGAAGCTGCCATGAGAAGCAGATTGATTGATCAAATCGTGGTTATTGGACAG GATCAACGACGCCTTGGAGCTATCATAATCCCAAAAAAAGAGGAAGCAGAAAAGCTAGATCCTGAAACATCCCAACTTAGCGACGAAAAATTAAAGAGCTTAGTTTACCAAGAACTGAGGAAATG GACTTCAGAATGCTCGTTCCAAGTTGGACCAGTCTTGATCGTGGACGAGCCCTTCACg ATAGACAATGGCTTAATGACACCAACGATGAAGATTAGAAGGGACAAGGTCGTGGCTAAGTATAAGGACGAGATTAATCAACTTTACAATTAA
- the LOC106445786 gene encoding long-chain-fatty-acid--[acyl-carrier-protein] ligase AEE15, chloroplastic isoform X1 → MPLHLKPDCSFFISPSSAMTSTSLGPSMLLSYGSSSREFHDLRFRLISGPRVRVPSFRRFRIHCVSKGKEVTPIIESSSLSGGDAALRSNEWKAVPDIWRSSADKYGDKVALVDPYHDPPLKLTYNQLEQEILDFSEGLRAVGVKADEKIALFADNSCRWLVSDQGIMSTGAVNVVRGSRSSVEELLQIYQHSESVALVVDNPEFFNRIADTFTSKASLRFLILLWGEKSSLVTQGMQIPVYSYTDIKNLGQEKRAGSNDTRKPINPDDTAAIMYTSGTTGNPKGVMLTHRNLLHQIKHLSAYVPAEAGDRFLSMLPSWHAYERACEYFIFTCGVEQMYTSIRFLKDDLKRYQPHYLISVPLVYETLYSGIQKQISTSSAARKFLALTLIKISLAYMEMKRIYEGMCLTKEQKPPMYIVSLVDWLRARVIAALLWPLHMLAKILIYKKIHASIGISKAGISGGGSLPIHIDKFFEAIGVILQNGYGLTETSPVICARTLSCNVLGSAGYPMHGTEFKIVDPETNTVLRPGSKGIVKVRGPQIMKGYYKNPTTTKQVLNESGWFNTGDMGWIAPHHSTGRSRRCGGLIVLEGRAKDTIVLSTGENVEPLEIEEAAMRSRLIDQIVVIGQDQRRLGAIIIPKKEEAEKLDPETSQLSDEKLKSLVYQELRKWTSECSFQVGPVLIVDEPFTIDNGLMTPTMKIRRDKVVAKYKDEINQLYN, encoded by the exons ATGCCACTTCATCTGAAACCTGATTGTTCCTTCTTCATCTCTCCTTCATCAGCGATGACGTCGACTTCCTTGGGACCTTCGATGCTTCTCTCGTACGGCTCTTCTTCCCGCGAATTTCATGATCTCCGGTTCAGATTGATTTCGGGTCCTCGTGTTCGAGTTCCTTCGTTCCGGAGATTTCGGATTCACTGCGTGTCCAAG GGAAAGGAGGTGACGCCAATCATTGAAAGCTCTTCACTGTCAGGAGGAGATGCTGCTTTACGCTCTAATGAGTGGAAGGCTGTCCCAGATATCTGGAGATCTTCTGCAGATAAGTATGGTGATAAAGTTGCTCTTGTAGATCCTTACCATGATCCGCCTTTGAAATTGACATACAACCAG TTGGAACAAGAGATTCTGGACTTTTCTGAGGGATTACGAGCTGTTGGAGTGAAAGCAGATGAGAAGATTGCACTTTTTGCTGATAATTCCTGTAGATGGCTTGTCTCAGATCAAG GTATAATGTCCACAGGAGCAGTCAATGTAGTCAGAGGATCTAGGTCCTCTGTTGAAGAATTACTGCAGATATACCAACATTCTGAAAG TGTAGCCCTTGTTGTGGACAATCCTGAGTTTTTCAACCGCATCGCTGATACATTTACTTCCAAAGCGTCTCTGAGGTTTTTGATACTTCTATGGGGTGAGAAGTCATCATTGGTTACACAGGGGATGCAGATTCCAGTTTACAGCTACACAGACATTAAAAACCTAGGACAGGAGAAACGTGCAGGATCCAACGATACAA GGAAACCCATCAATCCAGATGACACAGCCGCGATTATGTATACCAGTGGTACCACCGGAAATCCCAAAGGCGTTATGCTTACACATCGGAATCTCTTACACCAG ATAAAACATTTATCTGCATATGTACCTGCTGAAGCTGGCGATAGATTTCTAAGCATGTTGCCTTCATGGCATGCCTACGAACGTGCTTGCGAATACTTCATATTCACATGTGGAGTTGAGCAAATGTATACGTCTATAAGATTCTTAAAG GATGATCTAAAGCGGTATCAACCACACTATCTTATATCCGTTCCTTTGGTTTATGAGACACTTTACAG TGGTATTCAAAAGCAGATTTCCACAAGTTCAGCTGCCCGTAAATTTCTAGCACTTACATTGATCAAAATCAGTCTCGCTTATATGGAGATGAAGCgaatttatgag GGTATGTGTCTGACAAAAGAGCAAAAACCTCCAATGTATATTGTATCTTTGGTTGATTGGTTGCGAGCGAGAGTAATTGCTGCTTTATTGTGGCCGTTACACATGTTGGCCAAAATACTAATCTACAAGAAAATACATGCCTCTATTGGGATATCAAAG GCTGGTATCAGCGGAGGTGGTAGTTTACCCATTCACATTGACAAGTTTTTTGAG GCCATCGGTGTGATTCTACAAAATGGTTATGGTTTGACAGAGACATCCCCGGTTATCTGTGCACGGACCCTTAGCTGTAAC GTTCTTGGCTCAGCTGGATATCCAATGCATGGTACAGAGTTCAAAATTGTAGATCCTGAGACTAATACTGTTCTCCGTCCTGGTTCAAAGGGCATTGTCAAAGTCAGAGGCCCACAGATTATGAAAGGTTATTATAAG AATCCAACAACCACAAAACAAGTTCTAAATGAAAGTGGATGGTTCAACACAGGAGATATGGGCTGGATCGCTCCTCATCACTCAACAGGAAGGAGTCGCCGCTGTGGAGGTCTCATCGTTCTTGAAGGCCGTGCCAAAGACACAATTGTTCTCTCCACAG GTGAAAACGTGGAACCATTAGAGATTGAAGAAGCTGCCATGAGAAGCAGATTGATTGATCAAATCGTGGTTATTGGACAG GATCAACGACGCCTTGGAGCTATCATAATCCCAAAAAAAGAGGAAGCAGAAAAGCTAGATCCTGAAACATCCCAACTTAGCGACGAAAAATTAAAGAGCTTAGTTTACCAAGAACTGAGGAAATG GACTTCAGAATGCTCGTTCCAAGTTGGACCAGTCTTGATCGTGGACGAGCCCTTCACg ATCGACAATGGCTTAATGACACCAACGATGAAGATTAGAAGGGACAAGGTCGTGGCTAAGTATAAGGACGAGATTAATCAACTTTACAATTAA